In one Betta splendens chromosome 14, fBetSpl5.4, whole genome shotgun sequence genomic region, the following are encoded:
- the arl10 gene encoding ADP-ribosylation factor-like 10 codes for MVLLRHISIALTAAVAALGSALFIALNYFYKRRIWSPQAEYCTIKEEEEERGKRQVLVLGLDGAGKSSMLQGLSPGAPAAKRRDCRPTRGFNFISLDGPACQLDFLEIGGREDLRRYWSDYLRRTHVLVYVVDSSDRNRLPLAKAELHRLLRVEPQLPVVVLGNKQDKPNAVTVAELHEALSLDSVSDDRKLFLLAAQLGADGALRTACWGLDAFQDLLLQLV; via the exons ATGGTTCTCCTCCGGCACATCTCCATCGCCCTGACCGCCGCCGTGGCCGCCCTGGGCTCCGCGCTCTTCATCGCCTTGAACTACTTCTACAAGAGGCGAATATGGTCCCCGCAGGCGGAATACTGCACCATCAAGGAG gaggaggaggaacgtgGGAAGAGGCAGGTTCTGGTCCTGGGTCTGGACGGAGCCGGGAAGAGCAGCATGCTCCAAGGCCTGAGTCCAGGGGCGCCGGCGGCCAAGAGGCGCGACTGCCGGCCCACGCGCGGCTTCAACTTCATCAGCCTGGACGGCCCGGCCTGTCAGCTGGACTTCCTGGAGA TTGGCGGCAGGGAGGACCTGCGGCGGTACTGGTCCGACTACCTGAGGCGGACTCACGTTCTGGTGTACGTGGTGGACTCCTCGGACCGGAACCGGCTCCCGCTGGCGAAGGCCGAGCTGCACCGACTGCTGAGGGTGGAGCCGCAGCTGCCCGTGGTGGTGCTGGGAAACAAGCAG GACAAGCCCAACGCTGTGACCGTGGCAGAGCTGCATGAAGCCCTGTCGCTGGACTCGGTGAGCGACGATCGGAAGCTGTTCCTCCTGGCGGCCCAGCTGGGCGCCGACGGGGCCCTGAGGACGGCCTGCTGGGGCCTGGACGCCttccaggacctgctgctgcagctcgtctgA